A portion of the Oxynema aestuarii AP17 genome contains these proteins:
- a CDS encoding acyltransferase family protein, with protein MFKRIQWIDIWKGIGIATVVVGHVVDPDSLTHDYIFWFHMPLFFFISGHLYRQQYYFKNYFRRKFRHLIIPYISFLFLFSIPEYFVYFLQFVRDPSLSLIWDTLIVTLRKIYGGRSLSLWFDVFWFITCLFFTQQIYNLLYLKYKRRKQFLFLIILGCYGLALFDSYFLENWRFPWNLNVVAIALSFYALGHFTSRLTANKYFFLVAAAIVAIVAIFADRSLGWNLDFDMKYKDYGIPLLSWTIAIAGITMTYNLVKAIDSTTYLGVVFAELGKASMAIMYLHQPIQFTLLKYSIFQNPLWRSLVTLIFSYLIYRLLARSLLLRKLFLGNHHKTYRLNAL; from the coding sequence ATGTTTAAGCGAATCCAATGGATTGATATTTGGAAAGGAATCGGGATTGCGACGGTAGTGGTCGGTCATGTGGTCGATCCCGATAGTTTAACTCACGATTATATTTTTTGGTTCCACATGCCCCTATTCTTCTTTATAAGCGGGCATTTATACCGACAGCAATACTATTTTAAAAATTACTTCAGGCGCAAATTTCGTCATTTAATTATTCCTTATATTTCCTTTTTATTTCTCTTCAGCATTCCAGAATATTTTGTCTATTTTTTGCAATTTGTTCGCGATCCGAGTCTTTCACTGATTTGGGATACATTAATTGTGACCCTTCGTAAAATTTACGGCGGGCGATCGCTCAGTCTCTGGTTTGATGTCTTTTGGTTTATTACTTGTTTGTTTTTTACTCAGCAAATTTATAACTTACTTTATCTAAAATACAAGCGAAGAAAGCAATTTTTATTTTTAATCATATTGGGCTGTTACGGATTGGCTTTATTCGACTCTTATTTTTTAGAAAATTGGCGATTTCCCTGGAATCTTAATGTAGTGGCGATCGCCTTATCGTTTTATGCTTTAGGTCATTTCACCTCTCGATTGACAGCCAATAAATACTTTTTTTTGGTCGCGGCGGCGATCGTGGCGATCGTGGCAATTTTCGCCGATCGCTCTTTAGGATGGAATTTGGATTTTGATATGAAATACAAAGATTATGGTATTCCTCTATTGAGTTGGACGATCGCGATCGCGGGAATTACGATGACCTATAACCTGGTGAAGGCGATCGATTCGACGACCTATTTGGGGGTTGTCTTTGCCGAATTAGGTAAAGCCTCGATGGCGATTATGTATTTACACCAACCGATCCAGTTTACACTATTAAAATACTCTATTTTTCAAAATCCGCTATGGCGATCTCTGGTGACTTTAATCTTTTCTTATTTGATCTATCGCTTACTGGCGCGATCGTTGTTATTGCGAAAACTATTTTT
- a CDS encoding alpha/beta fold hydrolase → MLTQELTSAEPLEKLTWTWKGHQIQYTVKGSGRPLVLIHGFGASIGHWRKNIGVLAGGGYRVFALDLLGFGGSDKAAIAYSLELWEELIGDFWREQVREPAVFVGNSIGALLSLMTVANSPEKSLGGVLINCAGGLNHRPEELYFPLRVVMGTFTKLVSSPTFGPFIFNRIRQKHRIRNTLRQVYGNREAVTEELVELLYRPSCDPGAQSVFASILTAPPGEPPATFLDKVDRPLLVLWGEDDPWTPIAGSQVFQDRRESLPLEFISIPKTGHCPHDERPEIVNEAILNWLADLS, encoded by the coding sequence GTGCTAACTCAAGAGCTGACCTCGGCTGAACCTTTAGAAAAACTCACTTGGACCTGGAAGGGGCATCAAATCCAGTACACCGTCAAAGGAAGCGGGCGCCCGTTAGTTCTCATTCACGGATTCGGTGCGTCCATCGGTCACTGGCGCAAAAACATCGGCGTCCTCGCTGGCGGCGGTTATCGGGTTTTTGCTTTAGACTTGCTCGGATTTGGGGGGTCGGACAAGGCGGCGATCGCCTACAGTTTGGAACTGTGGGAAGAGCTGATCGGCGACTTTTGGCGCGAACAAGTCCGAGAACCTGCGGTGTTTGTCGGGAACTCGATTGGCGCTTTACTCAGTTTGATGACCGTCGCCAATTCTCCAGAAAAATCTCTCGGTGGCGTCTTGATTAACTGCGCCGGAGGACTCAACCACCGACCGGAAGAACTCTATTTTCCCTTGCGCGTCGTCATGGGAACCTTTACAAAATTAGTCAGTTCGCCGACCTTCGGCCCGTTTATTTTTAATCGGATTCGCCAAAAACACCGGATTCGCAACACCTTGCGCCAAGTGTACGGGAATCGCGAAGCCGTGACGGAAGAACTCGTCGAACTCCTCTATCGTCCGTCGTGCGATCCGGGGGCGCAATCGGTGTTCGCGTCGATTTTGACGGCGCCCCCGGGAGAACCCCCCGCCACGTTTTTAGACAAAGTGGACCGTCCCTTATTGGTTCTGTGGGGTGAGGACGACCCGTGGACTCCGATCGCCGGAAGTCAGGTATTTCAAGATCGCCGTGAATCGCTACCGTTGGAGTTTATCTCGATCCCGAAAACCGGACATTGTCCTCACGACGAACGCCCGGAAATCGTCAATGAAGCAATTTTGAACTGGTTGGCGGACCTTTCCTAA
- a CDS encoding putative 2-dehydropantoate 2-reductase, which translates to MTPTTTPTRLQRRYAVIGTGAIGGFYGAKLQQAGFDVHFLLNRDYQWVRDRGLVVESVNGDFTLPEVNAYQQPQKMPKCDVVIVALKTTANHLLPELLPPVVKENGVVVLLQNGLGAEEEVAQIVGSDRVMGGLCFICSNKIGPGHIRHSDYGAIELGDYDESYRARGITDRMQAIAGDFDRAGITILDSEDLLASRWKKLVWNIPFNGLSVILDAKTDALIADRATRSLAEDLMQEVVNGAAAHDRAIAPEFVQEMLDKTVKMKPYLTSMKLDYDRRQPLEIEAIFGNPLKKAAKVGVRLPKIETLYQQLVFLDRRNRR; encoded by the coding sequence ATGACACCAACGACTACACCAACTCGACTACAACGCCGTTACGCCGTGATTGGAACCGGGGCGATCGGTGGTTTTTATGGTGCTAAATTACAACAAGCTGGGTTTGACGTTCATTTTCTGCTCAATCGCGATTATCAATGGGTGCGCGATCGCGGCTTAGTGGTTGAATCGGTCAATGGCGATTTCACCTTACCCGAAGTAAACGCCTATCAACAGCCCCAAAAAATGCCAAAATGCGATGTTGTTATTGTTGCTTTAAAAACGACGGCCAATCATTTATTACCGGAATTATTACCGCCTGTTGTTAAAGAAAATGGGGTCGTTGTACTGCTTCAAAATGGGTTGGGGGCAGAAGAAGAAGTCGCGCAAATTGTCGGCAGCGATCGCGTGATGGGGGGTTTATGTTTTATTTGTTCTAATAAGATCGGCCCGGGACATATTCGCCATTCGGATTATGGCGCGATCGAATTGGGAGATTATGACGAAAGTTACCGTGCGCGCGGGATTACGGATAGAATGCAGGCGATCGCCGGAGATTTCGATCGGGCGGGAATTACGATCCTAGATTCCGAAGATTTGCTCGCATCTCGTTGGAAAAAATTAGTTTGGAATATTCCTTTTAATGGGTTGTCGGTGATTCTCGATGCTAAAACTGATGCACTGATCGCCGATCGCGCGACCCGATCTTTAGCCGAAGATTTAATGCAAGAAGTCGTCAACGGGGCGGCAGCTCACGATCGCGCGATCGCCCCCGAATTCGTACAAGAAATGCTCGATAAAACAGTAAAAATGAAGCCCTATTTAACGAGCATGAAATTAGATTACGATCGCCGACAACCGTTAGAAATTGAGGCGATTTTTGGGAATCCCCTCAAAAAAGCGGCTAAAGTTGGGGTAAGATTACCCAAAATTGAAACTCTTTACCAACAACTTGTATTTCTCGACCGTCGCAATCGTCGTTAA